The proteins below come from a single Sandaracinaceae bacterium genomic window:
- a CDS encoding SMI1/KNR4 family protein, translating into MTSAYWLPRFTALVREIEDHPQLEITAREIGAPATPEALAEAQAFLGQPLAPALKQLYAELDGFHLEWHHRDPAWGDTGVAGSIRLFPLRTVFRPDWAQPDYGSKAHLPFDWPNDDHFAGFGANDGQVYWVCDSEGEAEPFGASFEAYLEAMLESRGIHFWQEMFLYSEARMQRLGLGRTVEQCQNLLYPAASFLFGHVDGDKLGGCLECPPSPAWAELKQAVVAAAAPAADPSGAPGDAVLLYGEMLYRDQPAALVRQSQAFIAELAESESSPVALVTTDSTDGSDDAVVGAAVAGVVVARVPLGGQIDVAFASFDHRSLPEIPQQVWEELDPAGDVDDHFGYWLISPEGPAALILDGAPVVSVDAGELVSLEREAAQRLLSSGATLGLRCG; encoded by the coding sequence ATGACTTCCGCCTACTGGCTCCCCCGCTTCACCGCCCTCGTTCGGGAGATCGAGGACCACCCGCAGCTCGAGATCACCGCGAGAGAGATCGGCGCGCCGGCGACCCCCGAGGCCTTGGCCGAGGCCCAGGCCTTCCTGGGTCAGCCTCTCGCCCCCGCGCTGAAGCAGCTCTACGCTGAGCTCGACGGCTTCCACCTCGAGTGGCATCACCGCGATCCAGCCTGGGGCGACACCGGCGTCGCCGGCTCGATCCGGCTCTTTCCGTTGCGGACCGTCTTCCGCCCCGACTGGGCCCAGCCCGATTACGGCTCGAAGGCGCACCTCCCCTTCGACTGGCCGAACGACGATCACTTCGCCGGGTTCGGCGCCAACGACGGCCAGGTGTACTGGGTGTGCGACTCGGAGGGCGAGGCCGAGCCCTTCGGCGCCTCGTTCGAGGCCTATCTGGAGGCGATGCTCGAGTCCCGCGGCATCCACTTCTGGCAGGAGATGTTCCTCTACTCCGAGGCCCGGATGCAGCGTCTCGGCCTCGGCCGAACCGTCGAGCAGTGCCAGAACCTCCTCTACCCGGCCGCGAGCTTCCTCTTCGGTCACGTCGACGGCGACAAGCTGGGCGGCTGCCTCGAGTGCCCGCCGAGCCCGGCGTGGGCGGAGCTGAAGCAGGCGGTCGTCGCCGCCGCCGCGCCGGCCGCCGACCCGAGCGGCGCGCCTGGCGACGCCGTCCTGCTCTACGGCGAGATGCTCTACCGCGACCAGCCCGCGGCCCTCGTGCGGCAGAGTCAGGCCTTCATCGCGGAGCTCGCCGAGAGCGAATCGAGCCCGGTCGCGCTCGTCACGACCGACTCCACCGACGGCTCGGACGACGCCGTCGTCGGCGCCGCCGTGGCGGGCGTCGTCGTCGCGCGCGTGCCGCTGGGCGGACAGATCGACGTCGCGTTCGCCTCCTTCGACCACCGGAGCCTGCCCGAGATCCCGCAACAGGTCTGGGAGGAGCTCGACCCGGCCGGGGACGTGGACGACCACTTCGGCTACTGGCTCATCTCGCCCGAGGGGCCGGCGGCGCTGATCCTCGACGGCGCCCCCGTCGTCAGCGTCGACGCTGGAGAGCTGGTCAGCCTGGAGCGTGAGGCGGCGCAGCGCCTCCTCTCGAGCGGCGCGACGCTCGGGCTGCGCTGCGGCTGA
- a CDS encoding AAA family ATPase — protein sequence MEQTVDGPGLFGRDALLSEVRARLERDSLVTLVGPPGVGKTALARVLAQDGQRYFDLRDARSVHDLNGVLALGLDLDALPSGDSGFDRVGHVLLARGPGVVVLDDIDRLVPVLGRGLPGWRALGLRVLAVGRRPLGIDAERVVPVPPLPLPSNAEIGQADAVAFFVECVRRRAPEVSFDRADLTVAARIVRRLDGLPLAIELAAARMAALDVRQLEELLADRFELLDVPGSRSVHDAIAWSWEGLGPDDRRALAHASLFRGGFSLAALASTLNCRPIEALPCLERLQRGSLLVVHRIEGTGEARYSLLESIRDFGARELGDERADAEARFAAWYAELATQLQRELYGPEVTIALRRLRVEIPNLGAVLEWTLGGADLARHALSIHRLLVTVSWAVPAAPISLSESEALARRLAAALPGADGVWARAIHARRALRAGHLDDEAVRALDALRAAAGDASDPALEAFVERLFAERCGRAGDPGGDRAHGERAARLLARSGDAADEAIACVEVGMAAKSAHDLEEAVEWYERGLVIARRLESPWLEAFALGELGSLWLEARNWSAAEQDLSAALEIHRQLGSSSFVGFMHGCLGHMHHDRGSYAASRAEYDRALAALRTIGDAVWSALVRGYRGLLALEEERFEDAAGDAQYALRGIASAYPAFEPLFGAVRDAALVKLGIGPGGEAPEVPADDPAAALIRSWAGLAPAFEGAALATIADLRDPMSPAARRFEVRCALRLLGVGPSLAEARPVLEVSRAAQWFRLSGHARVSLETRPALFRIFEALAQRHVERGAPVTVEEMVAIGWPMERIREDAARARVYVAISSLRKLGLRAVIEKNASGYRLSEDLDVALVDSPGD from the coding sequence GTGGAGCAGACGGTCGATGGCCCGGGCCTGTTCGGACGGGATGCGCTCCTGTCCGAAGTGCGCGCGCGGCTCGAGCGCGACTCGCTGGTCACGCTGGTAGGGCCGCCGGGGGTGGGGAAGACCGCGCTCGCTCGCGTCCTCGCTCAGGATGGGCAGCGCTACTTCGATCTCCGCGACGCGCGGAGCGTCCACGACCTCAACGGCGTGCTCGCCCTCGGCCTCGACCTCGACGCGTTGCCCAGCGGCGACTCTGGCTTCGACCGCGTCGGGCACGTCCTCCTCGCGCGCGGGCCCGGGGTGGTCGTGCTCGACGACATCGACCGGCTGGTGCCGGTGCTCGGACGCGGTCTCCCAGGCTGGCGCGCGCTGGGGCTGCGGGTGCTCGCGGTCGGCCGTCGCCCGCTCGGCATCGACGCCGAGCGGGTGGTCCCCGTGCCGCCGCTGCCGCTGCCCTCCAACGCGGAGATCGGCCAGGCAGACGCGGTCGCCTTCTTCGTCGAGTGCGTCCGCCGTCGCGCGCCGGAGGTCTCGTTCGACCGCGCCGACCTGACCGTCGCCGCGCGGATCGTGCGTCGGCTCGACGGCCTGCCGCTCGCGATCGAGCTGGCGGCCGCCCGCATGGCGGCGCTCGACGTGCGGCAGCTGGAGGAGCTGCTCGCGGACCGCTTCGAGCTCCTCGACGTCCCGGGGAGCAGGTCCGTTCACGACGCGATCGCCTGGTCATGGGAGGGGCTCGGCCCAGACGATCGGCGCGCGCTCGCGCACGCGAGCCTCTTCCGAGGCGGGTTCAGCCTCGCCGCGCTCGCCTCGACCCTGAACTGCCGGCCCATCGAAGCCCTCCCCTGTCTGGAGCGGCTCCAGCGAGGCTCGCTGCTCGTCGTTCACCGGATCGAAGGGACGGGGGAGGCGCGCTACTCCCTGCTCGAGTCGATCCGGGATTTCGGCGCGCGGGAGCTCGGGGACGAACGGGCCGACGCCGAGGCGCGCTTCGCGGCCTGGTACGCGGAGCTCGCGACCCAGCTCCAGCGCGAGCTCTACGGCCCGGAAGTCACGATCGCGCTCCGTCGTCTACGCGTGGAGATCCCGAACCTCGGCGCCGTGCTCGAGTGGACCCTCGGCGGGGCCGACCTCGCCCGTCACGCGCTGTCGATCCATCGGCTGCTCGTGACGGTCTCGTGGGCGGTGCCCGCCGCGCCCATCTCGCTGTCCGAGAGCGAGGCGCTCGCGAGGCGGCTCGCCGCCGCGCTTCCCGGCGCCGACGGTGTGTGGGCGCGGGCCATCCACGCGCGCCGGGCGCTGCGAGCGGGTCACCTGGACGACGAAGCGGTGCGTGCGCTGGACGCGTTGCGGGCCGCCGCCGGCGACGCCAGCGACCCGGCGCTCGAGGCCTTCGTGGAGCGGCTGTTCGCGGAGCGGTGTGGTCGCGCCGGCGACCCTGGTGGGGACCGCGCGCACGGCGAGCGGGCGGCGAGGCTGCTCGCGCGTTCCGGCGACGCGGCGGACGAAGCGATCGCGTGCGTCGAGGTGGGGATGGCCGCCAAGTCGGCTCACGACCTGGAGGAGGCGGTCGAGTGGTACGAGCGCGGGCTCGTGATCGCGCGCCGCCTGGAGAGCCCGTGGCTCGAGGCGTTCGCGCTCGGAGAGCTGGGCTCGCTCTGGCTCGAGGCCCGCAACTGGTCCGCGGCCGAGCAGGACCTGAGCGCGGCGCTCGAGATTCATCGCCAGCTGGGATCGTCTTCGTTCGTCGGCTTCATGCATGGTTGCCTCGGCCACATGCATCACGACCGGGGCAGCTACGCCGCCTCACGCGCGGAGTACGATCGCGCCTTGGCCGCTCTGCGGACGATCGGCGATGCCGTCTGGTCCGCGTTGGTGCGCGGGTATCGCGGGCTCCTCGCGTTGGAAGAGGAGCGCTTCGAGGACGCCGCCGGAGATGCGCAGTACGCCCTGCGTGGCATCGCCTCCGCGTATCCGGCCTTCGAGCCGCTGTTCGGCGCCGTGCGCGACGCCGCGCTGGTGAAGCTCGGGATCGGGCCGGGCGGGGAGGCTCCCGAAGTGCCGGCCGACGACCCGGCCGCCGCTCTGATTCGCAGCTGGGCGGGGCTCGCGCCTGCGTTCGAGGGCGCGGCGCTGGCGACCATCGCGGACCTGCGCGATCCGATGTCTCCGGCTGCTCGCCGGTTCGAGGTGCGGTGCGCCCTCCGCCTCCTGGGCGTCGGCCCGAGCCTCGCCGAGGCGCGCCCGGTCCTGGAGGTCTCGCGCGCCGCACAGTGGTTCCGCCTCAGCGGGCACGCGCGGGTCTCGCTCGAGACGAGGCCGGCCCTGTTTCGCATCTTCGAAGCCCTGGCGCAGCGACATGTCGAGCGTGGGGCGCCCGTCACGGTCGAGGAGATGGTCGCCATCGGCTGGCCCATGGAGCGCATTCGCGAGGACGCGGCGCGCGCGAGGGTCTACGTGGCGATCTCCAGCCTGCGCAAGCTCGGCCTGCGCGCGGTGATCGAGAAGAACGCGTCGGGATACAGGCTCTCCGAAGACCTCGACGTCGCCCTCGTCGATTCGCCAGGCGATTGA
- a CDS encoding helix-turn-helix transcriptional regulator: protein MGEQDALGDRIRAAYEGAGLNRSQFVRALGVAYSTVLHWEKGRTRPNADNLRRISEVTGLAGASLLRTETLAPGKAGAARSALMRFLATPMGRACSGEERTFLSNLDFAPAQPTLESYHAALLAYRLSAQSES from the coding sequence ATGGGTGAGCAAGACGCGTTGGGAGATCGCATACGCGCGGCTTACGAGGGGGCTGGCCTCAACCGCAGCCAGTTCGTGCGCGCGCTCGGCGTCGCGTACAGCACCGTGCTCCACTGGGAGAAGGGCCGCACCCGCCCCAACGCTGACAACCTGCGTCGCATCTCGGAGGTGACCGGCCTCGCGGGCGCGTCCTTGCTCCGCACCGAGACCCTCGCCCCGGGCAAGGCCGGGGCTGCGCGCAGCGCGTTGATGCGTTTCCTGGCCACCCCCATGGGCCGCGCCTGCAGCGGCGAGGAGCGCACCTTCCTCTCCAACCTGGACTTCGCCCCCGCGCAGCCCACCCTCGAGAGCTACCACGCGGCCCTCCTCGCTTACCGCCTGAGCGCTCAGAGCGAATCATAG
- a CDS encoding PAS domain S-box protein produces MNGRTQPRLLDLTGGPTAIVSLSGGLWCQLDAAGRFRGRGGPWKDRLGWDGDVWRRLRFWELVHPAEVSKAAGAGRSLTGSPDAFHVRMLTGHGRYLRLHWRAQRAGDGLLLVSAPADVPSRVAETRAMYRGLYEATFEAVFVHADGVIVDCNEEAVRLLGYGVKQLVGMEIWRLAPGRARDEVRTRIASEEMAASETWARHADGREVPVTVRARTVDSDGQRLRVVVVREGHARRRQA; encoded by the coding sequence GTGAACGGGCGAACGCAACCACGACTGCTCGACCTCACGGGCGGGCCGACCGCGATCGTGAGCCTGAGTGGAGGGCTCTGGTGCCAGCTCGACGCGGCCGGCCGCTTCCGAGGGCGCGGCGGACCCTGGAAAGACAGGCTCGGATGGGATGGCGACGTCTGGCGGCGGTTGCGCTTCTGGGAGCTCGTGCATCCGGCCGAGGTGTCGAAGGCGGCCGGCGCGGGGCGATCGCTCACCGGGTCACCCGACGCGTTCCATGTCCGCATGCTCACCGGTCATGGACGCTACCTGCGGCTACATTGGCGCGCGCAGCGGGCGGGCGACGGCTTGCTGCTGGTGAGCGCGCCGGCCGACGTGCCTTCCCGGGTGGCCGAGACGCGCGCGATGTACCGCGGATTGTACGAGGCGACCTTCGAGGCGGTGTTCGTGCACGCCGACGGAGTGATCGTCGACTGCAACGAAGAGGCGGTCCGCCTGCTCGGCTACGGGGTGAAGCAGCTGGTGGGCATGGAGATCTGGCGTCTGGCGCCTGGCCGGGCCCGCGACGAGGTGCGCACCCGCATCGCCTCGGAGGAGATGGCGGCGTCCGAGACCTGGGCGCGGCACGCCGACGGCAGAGAGGTGCCCGTCACGGTCCGCGCCCGGACGGTGGACTCGGACGGCCAGCGACTGCGCGTGGTGGTGGTGCGCGAGGGCCACGCCCGGCGTCGACAGGCCTGA